CCATGATGAAGGCCTCCAAGCTCATGCGCGAACACAAGATCAGCAGGATTCCGGTGGTGGACGACTCCTTCCGCCTCCTGGGCATCGTCTCTGACCGCGACCTCAAGGAGGCCTCACCCTCCAAGGCCACGTCGCTCGACATGCACGAGCTGTACTACCTGCTCTCCGAGATCAAGGTCAAAGACATCATGACCAAGACCCCCCTGGCGGTGAAGCCCACGGAAACCGTGGAAAAGGCCGCCGTGCTCATGATGAACAACCACTTCGGCGGCCTGCCCGTGGTGGACGAGAACCTCAAGGTGGTGGGCATCATCACCGACTCCGACGTCTTCAAGGTGCTGGTGAACATCACCGGCATCACCGAGGGCGGCGTGCAGCTGGCCTTCAGCCTGCCCAACGCCGAGGGCTCCCTCAAGGCCATCATCGACGACCTCAAGGAGTACAACGCCCGCATCATCAGCGTGCTGACCTCCTTCACCCACGCCGACGAGGGACACCGCTCCGTCTACATCCGCATCCAGGACCCGGACAAGGCCGTGCTCAACGACATGGTGGCCAAGCTCTCCAGCAAGTACACCCTGCTCTACTGGGTTCGCGACAACCTGAACCCCATCATTCCCTAGAGACGCAATCCGGCTTCTCGGCCGCGCCGCCATGCACCCGCGTGGCCGCGCGGCCGGGCTTGACACCCGCCGCTTCGTGCCTACTTCACAGGGCACGACGTCTGGTCCATACCGCACCGCAAGGAGTCATCATCATGAGCGAACACCGCTGCTGTCCGCACTGCGGCGTTGAACTGTCCACCTGGCTCGGCCCCCCCGAGTCCGGCTGGGGCGAGATCCTGGTCTGCAACAACAATGAGTGCGTCTATTTCAAGGGGTCTCCCGACACCATCCGCAACACGGAGGAAGGCCAGCCCCTGGGCACCCGCTACGCCGAAGACCCGGACAACAACTACACCCCCTTCAGCCTGGTTTCCTGGCACGGAGCCTGCCGCTAGGCCCAAAGGCCCCGGAGACCCCGCGCCTCGTTTCGCGCCCGCCACCGCATCGCCGGTCGCGGGCGCGAATGCCTTGCGGGGCCTGGTGGGCGTCTGCGCACGGGCAAACACGGGGCCCGCGCGGCGTTCATCCCAGCCGGGGAGTAGGCGTGGTGCGCGCGGGTACGCCCGGCTTCGCGTCTTGAGCATCCCGCCCTGAATTGATACGGTGTCGCCCTCGCGCGACGGCGCGGGACGCAGCTTTCCGAGGATCATCCTAACATGCCTTTCGCGACCCTTCTCGCCATAGCCGTGGCCCTGGCCATGGACGCCTTCGCCGTCTCCCTGGCCACCGGCATCTGCCTGCGCAAGGCCCGCGCCTCCCAGACCCTGCGCATGGCCGGCGCCTTCGGCTTCTTCCAGGCGGCCATGCCCGTCGCGGGCTGGGTTCTGGGGCTTACCGTGCGCTCGTTCGTTACGGCCTACGCGGGCTGGGCGGCTTTCGGTCTTCTGTCCCTGGTGGGCGGCAAGATGATCTGGGAGGGCGCACGCGGCGATGACGCCGGAGAGCACTGCGACCCCAAGGACCCCACCAAGGGCCTGCAGCTGATCATGCTGGCCGTGGCCACAAGCATCGACGCCCTGGCCGTGGGCCTGTCCTTTTCGGTGCTGGGCGAGACCATCTGGTTCCCGGCCCTGGTGATCGGCGTGGTGTGCTTCGTCATCACCGCCGCCGGGGTGAAGATCGGCTGCATGGCCGGGCACGTCTCCGCCGTGAGCCGCTACGCCGAGGTGCTGGGCGGGCTGACCCTGGTGGGCATCGGGCTCAACATCGTCCTGGGCGGGTAGACGCTTGTCCGGCGGGGGCTTTTAGGCTACCTCGCCGCTCATGGACATCCTTTCCGCCTCGCTTACCGTCGCGGGCCTGTGCCTGTTCGAGACCATAAGCTCCATCGACAACGCCATCATCAACGCCGAGGTGCTCTCATCCATGAGCCCCAAATACCGGCGCTGGTTCCTCATCTGGGGCATCATCATCGCGGTGTTCGCGGTTCGCGGCATCCTGCCCTGGCTCATCGTCTGGGGCGTGACCCCGGGCATCGGCCCCCTGGAGGCCCTCACGGCCACCTTCTCCTCCGATCCCAGGGTCATGGAGGCCGTGAACTCCTCGGCGCCGGTGCTGCTCATGGGCGGCGGCATCTTCCTGATCCTGCTCTTTTTCCACTGGATATTCCTGGAGGAGAAGAACTTCGGCCTGCCCGGCGAGCGCTACCTCATGCGCCACGGGGTCTGGTTCTACGCCATCGCTTCGATCCTGCTGACCCTCATCGTGTGGTTCGCCCTCAAGGTGAACGCCCATATGGCCTTCGGCGCGGTGGTGGGCTCCACGGCCTTCTTCATCACCCACGGATTCAAGCAGAACGCCGAGCAGAGCGAGCAGGAGCTCCTGCACTCCCACAAGTCCGACCTGGCCAAGATCTTCTACCTGGAGATCATCGACGCCACCTTCTCCATCGACGGCGTGCTCGGAGCCTTCGCCTTCACCTTGTCCGTTCCCCTGATCCTGGTGGGCAACGGCCTGGGGGCCTTCGTGGTGCGCGAGCTCACCGTGCGCAACGTGGAAACCATCAAAAAATATCGCTTTCTCAAGAACGGAGCCATGTACTCGGTGCTGCTGCTGGGATGGATCATGGTCCTGGACGCCTTCGGCATGCACATCCCCCACTGGGTGTCCCCGGCGGCAACTTTCGGCGTGGTGGGCTACTTTTTCCTGAAGTCGCGCAAGGTGCTCCTGTAGGTGGCCGTCGTCCCGGCGAGATCATATCGCAAATATGGACACAATCGCGCAATGCTTGTATAGTCGAACAAATTTCACCGAGGAGTACCGCATGAAACGCACGATCGCCTGTGTCTTCGCTTTCTCCCTGGTCCTTGGCGCTTCCGGCCTGTCCCTGGCCCAGGACGACGCAGCCGCGCCCAAGGGCGGCAGGGCTTTCTCCCTGCACGACGCCAACGGCGACGGCAAGATCACCAAGGAAGAGTTCCTGGCCGCCGCCCAGAAGCGGGCCGAGGCGCGCTTCGCCAAGCTGGACAAGGACAACAAGGGCTACCTGACCAAGGAAGACTTCATCGCCGCCCGTACCGCCCACGGCAAAGGCCGGAAGGCCGCCGCACCGGCCGCCCAGTAGGCTCCGGGAAATCAGCGCGTTCGACGCCGGGGCGGACCAGCGGGGCCGCTCCGGCATATCCATCAACCCCTTGGATACATTCATGAACCAGACGCCACGCCGCCGCATTCTGGTGGCCGACGACGACCCCGTGAACCGCCGCCTCGCCAGCATGCTGCTCGACCGGGCCGGGCATGACGCCGTGGTGGTGGAAGACGGCCTGGCCGCCGTGGCCGCCTTCCCGGGCGGCTTCGACCTGATCCTCCTGGACGTGGACATGCCGGGCCTGACCGGCCTGGAGGCCGCCACGCGGATCAGGGCCGCAGAAAAAGCCGCAACCCTCCCCCGGACCGTCGTCGTGGCCCTGACCGGCTACTCCGGCCACCACGACCGCCAGGTCTGCCTGGAGGCGGGCATGGACGACGTGCTGGTCAAGCCCCTCACCCCCGAAGTCCTGGACCGGCTGCTCAAGTAGCTTCGCTCCCTCCCTGCGGCGAAACGCCATCCTTCCCTTGCTCCGGTCCCCCGGGCGGGCTACAAACGGGGCAGTCCATCCGGGAGGTTTGGCATGTCCGGCAATTCCAGCTACATGGTGCTCGGCTCTTTCGTGGGCGACAGCTTGGCCCTTGGCGTCCATTGGATCTACGACCAGGAGCGCATCGCCGCCCTGGGCCGCCTGGACGGGCTCAAGGCCCCTCCGCCAGGCTCCCACCACACCGCAAAGCAAGCCGGCGATTTCACCCATTACGGCGACCAGACCCTGGTGCTGCTTGCGTCCCTGGCGGAAAAGGGCGTCTTCGACCCCGCGGACTTCTCCACCCGCTGGCGCGCCCTGTTCTCGGGCGGCTCCACCATCTACGCGGACCGGGCCACCAAGAACACCTTGTCGCAGCTGGCAGCTGGATGGGAACCCGCCGACGCGGGCTCCGCGTCCGACGAACTGGCCGGAGCCTCGCGCATAGCCCCTCTGGTCCACTCCCTGCGCTCCGACGTGGAGGCCATGGTCCAGGCGTGCCGCGCCCAGACCGGGCTGACCCACAACAACGCCAAGATAATGGACTCCGCCGAGTTCTTCGCCCGCACCGCGCATGCGGCCTTAAGCGGCGTCGCGCCCACGGAGGGCATGGCCAAGGCCCTGGAGGGCCGCTTCCCGGGCTCGCCCCTGCACGGCTGGTTCAAGGACGCCCAGGCCGCCGCCGGCGAGGATTCGGTCAAGGCCGTGGCCCGCTTCGGCCAGAGCTGCCACGTGGACGGGGCCTTCCAGTCCACGGTGCAACTCATCTCCCGGGGCCAGGATTCTCCGGCCGAGGCGCTGGTGGATTCGGCCATGGCCGGGGGAGACTCGGCCGCGCGCAACATGCTGGTGGGCATGGTGCTCTGCGCCTGGAAGGGGGAGGGAGCGCTGCCCCAGGGCTGGATCGACGGGATGCGCAAGAAGGGCGAAATCGAGGCACTGCTGAGCAGGATCGGGTAACTACGCGAAGCTGTACAGGATTCCAAAGGGAGGAAGTCCCTTTGGCGGGAGAGTCCAGAGAGGGCGTTGCCCTCTCCGGCCGCCGGAGGCTCTTCAGTACGCGTAGGGCTCTTCCGAGCGCCATTCGTACATCATGCCCGTGCCCGGGACCTTTTCGGATTCCATGCGCCGGGCCGTGAAGCGGTAGTCCGGATTCACCGAGGCGAAGGCCGACCCCTCGATGGTGGCGATCTTGTCGGAATCGGGATCGCCGGAAGCCTCGAGCGCTCCGTAGACCACCTGCCAGGAGCCGTTTTCCGGCAGGGCCGCGCCCTTGGGGGGGCGCACCCTGAATCCCACGGCCGTCGAATCCGCGAAGCAGCAATACAGGGCCAGCCGGTAGAGGACGAATTCGCCCTTGGCGTCGGTCTCCGGGCTTCTGCGCACGAAGCCGCGCACGGCGTAGTTCCCCTGGAGCAGCGGGGACGGACCCTTGCCCGCGATGTCGTAAAGCTCGCCCAGGTTGAGGCGGATGTACTCCTGGCCGCCGACCGTGACCCGGGAGGGCAGGGGGGCCTGCTCCTGCTCCACGGCTTGGGAATCGACTCCCGAGACCGAGAACCAGCGTTGCAGGCCGAGCTCGCTCATCAGGCACAGGCCCAGCACCGAAAGATACAGCGACGCCCGAAGCCAAGTGGCCCCAACGGGCGGACGCGCCGCCGAATAGACCCCGAGCCCGCCCAGCGCGGCTACCGCCGCCCAGGAGAGCCCCCTGAACTTGGGGTTCAGGTACATCCAGTAGTTGCCCGCCACCAGCAGGTAGGCCAGAAATGCGGCCAATCCCACGAGGCACGCCGCCTCAACCAGTCCGGGAATCCTGCCTGCAAGCCTCATGACCCTATCCTCGCGAAAGCACCCAGCAGCATGCAGGCGGAAAAGACGATCACGGCCGGGACGAGGATAAGCCTGCGCACCACGCCCGGCTTGAACGCCCCCTGCCACATGAGCACCAGTTTGAAGTCGAGAATCGGCCCGAGAGCCAGAAAGGCCAGGCGGGCCGCGAAAGGAAAGCCGGTGAAGGAGGCCGCCACGAAGGCGTCCGCCTGGGAGCACAGGGACAGGATCACCGCCAGGGCCATCATGCCCGTCACCGAGAGCAGGAGATCCTTCTCGAGAAGCGCCACCAGCCCGGACGGGGCCAGGGTCTTGAACGCGGCCGCGATCACCGCGCCGATCACCAGGATCTTGAACATGTCCAGGAAATCGGCTTGGGCGTGGCGCAGGGCGTGGTCCAGGCGCGACCCGAGGGAAGGCTGTTCCGCCTCGTCCGGGGGCACGGCGTCGGAAAGCGACCCGAACAGGGGCTCGTCTTCCCCGCAGCCACAGGCGGAGCGGACCGGCGCGGCCTTGGTCAGCAGCAGATCCTCGGGGCGGGCGTTGCGGAAGGAGTAGCCGATCACGGCGGCGATGAGCCCTACCAGGGCACAGCGCAGGCCGACCACCGAGGCGTCGCCCTGGAAGGCCACATAGGTGGAGGCCAGCACCACCGGGTTGATCACCGGCCCGGCCAGCATGAAGGTCATGGCCGTCGCCGGGGGCACGCCCTTGCGAAGGAGCCTGCGGATGAGCGGCACGATGCCGCATTCGCAGCAGGGCATCACCATGCCCAGCACCACCCCGGCCAGCACCCCGGCCAGGGGGGAGCGGGGCATCATGCGCTCCAGGGTCTCGCGCGGCACGAACACCTCGAAGAGCCCCGAGGCCAGCGCTCCAAGCAGCAAAAAGGGCGAAGCCTCCAGAAGGATGGCCACGCACACCTGCGCGAACAATTCGATGGTTTCAAGCTGAAGCATGGTCGGTTGCGTCCCGGCGAGGGCCATACGCCGGGCGGGCAGGGCGGTCAACGGTCTTGACCGATGCGGTCGCCTTTACTACCCAGGCCCTTCATGCGCATCCTGCTGGCGGACAACCGGGACAGCTTCACCCGCAACCTCGAACACCTGCTGCACAGGGTCTGCGGCGTGGCCCCCGAGATCGTTTCCTACCCGGATTTGGACTCCGAGGCTGCCGCCCGCTTCGACCTGACCGTGGTCTCGCCCGGTCCGGGGCACCCGCGCGACTATCCGGCCTACGGCCCCCTGCTTGCCTCGGGGCGCCCGGTGCTGGGCGTGTGCCTGGGGCTTCAGATCGCGACCCTGCACTTCGGGGGCGAGGTGTCGCGCCTGCCCGGCTGCTTCCACGGCCGGCCCAGCCGCTTCGAGATCTTCGGTAGGCAGGTGGACGCCGCGCGCTACCACTCGCTGTACGTGAGCCGTCCGGGACCGGACATGGAAGTGCTGGCCCGCTGCGGCGAGATTCCCATGGCCGCGCGGCACAGGACCCTTCCGGTGCTCGGGTTGCAGTTCCACCCAGAATCGTTTCTCACCCCGCAGGGAGCGGAGATCATCCGTGAGTGCCTACAGATGCTCCTGCCCGGTTGAGGGCCTAGGCTGGCTTGAGGCCCTGGCGCCTCACGCTCCGGACGCCCTGGTCACCCCGCCCATGCCCGGCGTGCCCGCCTCGGGCCTGGTGGGGCTGTGGCCCGTGGCCGAATGGCGCATGGGCAGGGACGGCGGCAAGGAGGAGCTCAAGCGCTTCTGTTTCGCCACTGCGGGATCGGCCCTCGGATTTTTGAGCTACCACGCCGGGTTTGGCGCAATGGGGCTCGACCTTCCCGCGCCGGACTTCCCGGCCGGGGTTTTCCGCAAATACGCGGTGCTCCTGGCCCCGAGCCCGGATGCGCGGCTGGTGCATGTTTTCTCGGACGATAAGGCTCGCGCCCGTGAGGCAGCCGCCCTTGTCCGCCAGGGGCCGGGGCAGGGAGCGGTCAGAAATGACGGAGGCGGCCCGGCGCTGCCTGCGTTTCCGGGAGGGCTGCGGGCCTCCCTGGACCGGCCGGGCTATGAGCAGGCCGTTACCCGGGCGCTTACCCATATACTGGACGGCGACGTCTACCAGCTCAATCTCTCCATCCGCTTCGAGGCGGACCTGCCGGACGGCCTCGCGGCCACGAGCCTGTTCACGGGGCTCATGCGCGCCCACCCGGCCATGTTTTACGGTTTGTACCACGATTCGCCATACGCAGTCGTGTCCACTTCGCCGGAGCGCTTCATCCGGGTGCGCCAGGGAAAGGTGCTCAGCCAGCCCATCAAGGGCACGCGCCGGGTCGGGCAGGACCGAACGGCGGCGTTGCGAGAGCTTCTGGCCTCGCCCAAGGAGGACGCCGAGCTCTCCATGATCGTGGACCTCATCCGGAACGATGTCGGCGCGAACTGCGCCTACGGGTCCGTGGGCGTCTCGAACCACCGGTCGGTGTTCGAGGTGGACGGCCTCCTCCAGATGTACTCCAACGTCACCGGCAGGCTGCGGGGCGGCTCCACCTGCCTGGACCTCCTGTGGGACGCCCTGCCACCGGGGTCGGTCACGGGCTGCCCCAAGCGCCGGGCCGTGGAGATCATCGCGGACCTGGAGCCGCACCACCGCGAAGCCTCCTATGGCTGCCTGGCCGTGGTGCAAGGACCGCGCGACCTGGACAGTTCCGTGGCCATCCGTACCGCCGCGCTGGACTCCAGGCGCGGGGTGCTCGGATTTCACGCCGGAAGCGGGATTGTCGTGGATTCCGATCCCGCGATGGAGTATGAGGAGACGTTGGCAAAGGCTGCGAAATTCCTTGCGCTCACCGGGAGGGCAGACGCATGAAAGCCTGGATAGACGGCCGCATCGCCGGGGACGCGGCCCCCCTGCGCGTAAGCGGCCCGGCCTTCCGTTGCGGCATGGGGGTTTTCGAGACCATCCTGCATCACGGCCATCGCCTGCCGCGCTTCGAGCGGCACCTGGAGCGCATGCGGGCCAGCCTCGAATACCTGGGCATCGGCTTCGAGCTGCCCGGCGAAGAGGACTTGAGGCGCGCCGTGCTGGACGTGGCCCTGGCCAATGGCCTCTCCGGCGAGACCGCCCGGGTGAACCTGTTCTGCTACCAGGACTCCCCGGCCAGCCCGGCCAGCCTGTGCATCACGGCCATCCCGCACGTCCTGGACCCGGACGCCGCGCGCTCCCTGGTCGTATATCCGCATGCCCACGTCTCCCACCTGTGCGCCCACAAGACCATGGCCAACATGCACCAGCGCCTGGCCTGGGAATACGCCCGGAAGGCCGGCGTGGACGACGCCGTGCTGGCCGACGCCGGCGGGAGCGTGCTGGAGGCGGCCTGCGCGGCCCTGGTCTTCTCCGACGGGCATGGGTTCTTCGTGAGCGATTCGCCCTACAAGCTGCCGAGCTTGGCCCTGGAGGCCGCCTCGCGCAGCCTTTCCGTGGAGCCGGTGTACATCGGGCTCGACCAGTTGCCCGGCTTCAAGCACGCCTACTGGCTCAACAGCCTGGGCGGTATACAACCTGTAATACGGATCGACGCGGTGCGCTACGAGCCGGACTGGGACACCTGCCGCCCGCTCCTGCGCGACCTTCTGGGCCTGGACGATTGACACCGGGCGAAAGCCCGAGATAACGCAAGCTGGTCAGGTGCCCCGCAAGGGGAGAATAGGGAATCCCGTGAGAACCGGGAGCGGTCCCGCCGCCGTAAGTTCCAGACAAGTCCGCGTCCTTTGGAGCGCCACTGGGAGATGCTTCCCGGGAAGGCCGAGGCGGACGGAACGAGCCGGAAGACCTGCCTGGCCCCAGTTTGTTGCAGATTGCTGCAATTTGCTGCTTCCAGCACGGCAACGGGCTATTGCCGCGCGTGGATACCCGAAGAGGCGAATACGGGCCGCTTCTTCCCGCATGGGGAGGAGCGGCCTTTTTTGCCTCTTCGCAACAGCCATGCCCCCGGAGTGTTTCCCATGCGCAGTTCCCTCACCAGGCCCGGCCTGCGAAAAATCGCGTCGCTCATTCTTCTGCTCGGGCTGCTGGCCCTGTCCCAGGCGGCCTGGGCCGCTCACGGCGAGGCCCGGCCCGAGAAGCGCGGCGTGCTGCTGGTGGCCTTCGGCACAAGCGTGGCCGGAGCCGACGCGGCCTACGTGAACATCGAAAAGAAGCTGAAAGAGGAGATCCCGGGCGTGGAGGTCCGCTGGGCGTATTCCTCCAAGATCGTCCGGCACAAGCTGGCCGGGGGCGAGAAGCCCGTGAAGCTCGATTCCCCGGCCGAGGCCCTGGCCAAAATGATGGACGAGGACTTCACCCACGTGGCCGTGCAGTCCCTGCAGACCATCCCCGGCCAGGAGTTCCACGCCCTGTCCGAGACCGCGCGGTCATTCTCCGGCATGCCCAAGGGCATGAAGAAAGTGGCGGTGGGCCTGCCGCTGCTGGCCACCACCCAGGACCTCACGCGCGTGGCCGACGCCTTGGCCCAGTCCGCTCCCAAGGAGCGCAAGGTGGGCGAGGCCGTGGTCTTCGTGGGCCACGGGACGAAGCATCCGGCCAACGTCTATTATCCCGGCCTGCAGTACTACCTCTGGAAGAAGGACCGGCTGGCCTTCGTGGGAACCGTGGAAGGCTCCCCCACCCGGGAGGACGTGCTGGCTGAACTCGCCGAAAGCAATGTGAAGAAGGCCTACCTCGTGCCGCTGCTGGCAGTGGCGGGCGACCACGCCCATAACGACATCGCCGGCGATGAGCCGGGCTCCTGGAAAACCGTCCTCACCAAGGCGGGGATCGCCTGCGTGCCGGTGCTCAAGGGCACGGCCGAGTCCGACGCCGTGGCCGCCATCTGGGTGGACCACGTCAAGGCGGCCCTGGCGCAGCTCGGGACGGACAAATGACCGGCGGGCGCGCGGCGGCAAGGGACACGCTCCGGTGAACAGAACCGTCCTCGTCATGCTCCTGGCCCTGGCGGCCCTGATCCTGGCCGCCGCCGGGAGCGGGGCCGTGCCCGTGCCCATGGCCGACGCCGCGCGCGTGCTGGCGGCGAAGCTCCTGGGCCGTCCCGGCTGGCTGGACGGAGTTCCGGAGATGAGCGCGGCCCTGGTCTGGGACGTCCGCCTGCCCCGCATCCTGACGGCGCTGGCCGTGGGGGGCGGGCTGGCCCTGTCCGGGGCCCTGTTCCAGGGCGTGCTGAGAAACCCCCTGGCTGATTCCTACACGCTGGGCGTCTCGGCCGGAGGGGCCTTGGGGGCCTGCCTGTGCCTGCTGGCCGGATTCACGGGCCTTGGCGTGCTGTCCGTGCCCGCCTGGGCCCTGGCCGGCGCGCTTGCGGCGCTGGTCGTGGTGCTCCTCATGGCCCGGGCCGGAGGCGGTTACGACGCCGTGACCCTGGTGCTGGCCGGGGTGATGGTGGCGGCCACGCTCCAGGCGGCCATAGGGTTCGTGAAGTTTCTGGCAGGCGAGAACGTGGCCGGGCTGGTGTTCTGGCTCATGGGCGGGCTCGCTGCCAAGACCTGGGCCGAGGCAGGGGTGGCCTGGGCCGGCGTGTGCCTGGGGCTCCCTGTCGCCCTGGCCCTGGCCCGCGATCTTGACGCCCTGTGCCTGGGCGACGAGCAGGCCGCCGCCCTGGGCGTGTCCGTGGACCGGGTGCGCCTGGCGCTCCTTGGCGCGGGGGCCCTGATGACGGCCTGCTGCGTGGCGGTGTCGGGCATAGTGGGATTTGTGGGTCTCATGGTGCCCCATGTGGTCCGTCTGGCCGCCGGGCCGTCGCACGCGCGGCTCCTGCCCCTGTCGGCCCTGGGCGGGATGCTCCTTCTCCTGGGGGCGGACACCGCCTCGAGGGAGCTTCTGGCCCACGAGGTCCCCGTGGGGGTGCTCACGGCCATGCTCGGCGGACCGTATTTCTGTCTGCTCTTCGTCCGGGGGCGCGCCCGTGATTGAGGCCCCCATGATTGAAGCAAAAGAGATCGGCGTCCTTCGCGGCCGCGAGCGGGTCCCGGTGCTGGACGGGGTGGATCTCGCCCTGAATCCCGGCGAGCTTTTGGCCGTGGTCGGACCCAACGGGGCGGGCAAGACCACCCTGCTGCGCTGTCTGGCCGGGGTGCTCGAGCCCTCCACGGGTGAGGTGAGGCTCGACGGGCGGCCCCTGGCGGGCCTTTCCCGGCGCGAGGTAGCCCGGGCCGTGGCCTATTCGCCCCAGCAGTCCGAGGAGCGGTTCGGCTTCACCGTGCGCCAGGCCGTGCTCATGGGCCGCCATCCCTGGCTTTCGCGTTTCGGCCAGGCGTCAGGCGAGGATGAAGGCGCGGCGGATCGGGCCATGCGGGCATTGGATCTTTCGCACCTGGCCCAGCGGTCCGTCACCAGCCTGTCCGGCGGCGAGAAGCGCCGGGCTGCCCTGGCCAGGACCCTGGCCCAGGGCGGGAGCGTCTACCTGCTGGACGAGCCGGCCGCCGGCCTGGACATCCGCCACGCGCTCATGACCATGCGGGCCTTCGCCGCGCTGGCCCGGGGAGGGGCGGCGGTGGCCGTGGTTCTGCACGATCTCAACCTCGCCGCCATGTTCTGCCCGGCCATGCTCATGCTTGGCGGCGGGCGCATTGCCGCGTATGGACCCACCTCCCGCGTGCTCACAAGCGAAAACGTGGCCCGGGTTTTCGGCGTGCGCGCCCGCATCGAGGACGGGCACGTCCGTTTTCTGGAGGAATGATGTTCAAACGGCTTCTTGTCGCCGTCCTGTTGATCTGTCTGAGCCCCCTGGCCGCGTGGTCCGGGGAGAAGGCCTACTCGCGCGTGGTCAGCCTCTACGCGGCCCACGCCGAGAACCTTGCGGCCATGGGGGCCGCGAACGTTCTGGTGGGCGTGAACGAACCCATGAACGGTCTTCCCGTGGTGGGGGCACGCGACAGCGCCGAGGCCATCGCGGCCTTGAGGCCCGACCTGGTGCTGGCCCGGCCTATGCACCGCGCCACCCAGCCGGGACTCATCGAGCAGCTCACGCGCC
The DNA window shown above is from Fundidesulfovibrio terrae and carries:
- a CDS encoding ABC transporter ATP-binding protein; translated protein: MIEAKEIGVLRGRERVPVLDGVDLALNPGELLAVVGPNGAGKTTLLRCLAGVLEPSTGEVRLDGRPLAGLSRREVARAVAYSPQQSEERFGFTVRQAVLMGRHPWLSRFGQASGEDEGAADRAMRALDLSHLAQRSVTSLSGGEKRRAALARTLAQGGSVYLLDEPAAGLDIRHALMTMRAFAALARGGAAVAVVLHDLNLAAMFCPAMLMLGGGRIAAYGPTSRVLTSENVARVFGVRARIEDGHVRFLEE
- a CDS encoding sirohydrochlorin cobaltochelatase, with the protein product MRSSLTRPGLRKIASLILLLGLLALSQAAWAAHGEARPEKRGVLLVAFGTSVAGADAAYVNIEKKLKEEIPGVEVRWAYSSKIVRHKLAGGEKPVKLDSPAEALAKMMDEDFTHVAVQSLQTIPGQEFHALSETARSFSGMPKGMKKVAVGLPLLATTQDLTRVADALAQSAPKERKVGEAVVFVGHGTKHPANVYYPGLQYYLWKKDRLAFVGTVEGSPTREDVLAELAESNVKKAYLVPLLAVAGDHAHNDIAGDEPGSWKTVLTKAGIACVPVLKGTAESDAVAAIWVDHVKAALAQLGTDK
- a CDS encoding FecCD family ABC transporter permease, which gives rise to MNRTVLVMLLALAALILAAAGSGAVPVPMADAARVLAAKLLGRPGWLDGVPEMSAALVWDVRLPRILTALAVGGGLALSGALFQGVLRNPLADSYTLGVSAGGALGACLCLLAGFTGLGVLSVPAWALAGALAALVVVLLMARAGGGYDAVTLVLAGVMVAATLQAAIGFVKFLAGENVAGLVFWLMGGLAAKTWAEAGVAWAGVCLGLPVALALARDLDALCLGDEQAAALGVSVDRVRLALLGAGALMTACCVAVSGIVGFVGLMVPHVVRLAAGPSHARLLPLSALGGMLLLLGADTASRELLAHEVPVGVLTAMLGGPYFCLLFVRGRARD